AGCAGCGGTGGCCGAACCTGACCTCGATTGAAATCACGGATCGGACCACGTCGTCCGAGTACGACCTGGTGCGTGCGCTGGCGCGGCGGGCCGACGTCGTCATCGCGGGCGTGTTCGTGCGAATTGCGTCGTACAGCGGGCGCATGGATCTGAGTGCTCCGCAGGTGGCGCTACTCGACGCGATTGCCAGCCAGAACAAGCCGTTCGTCACGGTGCTTTTCGGCAACCCCTACACGGCGATGGCGCTGCCGAAGCTGCCGGCCGTGCTGTTGTGCTACGAATTCTCCGATTTCACCGAGCGTGCGGCGGCGCGAGGCCTGGCCGGGGACATCCCGATTGGCGGCAAGTTGCCCATCTCGCTGCCGGGCATGTTCTCGATGGGGCACGGGCTGACGAGACCGGGGAAGTAGGCTATAATTACAGTTTCCGGCGGCTGAACGAGTGCCCGCCGGGGCTCTCAGTGTGCGCCCTTAGCCCAGTTGGATAGAGCGCCTGGCTACGAACCAGGAGGTCGCAAGTTCGAGTCTTGCAGGGCGCACCAACCTTCGCCCACGCCATAGCTCGTGGGCCTTCATGAACGAGCGGAGGCGGGGCTACGGCTGGCAAGCCGGAGTGGCTTCTTTTTCTCCGTCTCACACCAACCAGTCACAGACCTGATAGGTTTCCACCAATCCCCGTACCTGACTCCGGGGTGGCCAGGTCGGGAAACCTGAACCACCCCGGAAAAACTGTCGGCGATCGCTCAGGCGATCAGACGTTTTCCTTCTTGTGGCAATCGAGGCACTTCGCGGAAGCCGGCACCTTCTTGCCAGTCGCCTTCAAGTGACAATCGACGCATGTGCCCTTCTTCGCCATCGGATCGTGGAAGGCCGCCTGGGCCTTGGTCTTCATCGGGGCGGTGGCTGCCGTCGTGTGGCAGTTCTGGCACTTCTCCTGCTTGGTCTTGAGAGCCTTTTCCGGCTTTGATGCATGATGACAGGTGTCGCACTTGTCGCCCACAACCTTCTGGTGTGCGGCATGGTCGAACTTGACGCCACCAAGGCTGCTGCCCTTGAGTATGACTGTCTTCGGCGCGACCGGTATCTGCGCGTTGGCGATTGCCGGGCCGACAAGCAGCGCGAGGGCCATAACAGCCACCGCTAGATAAGTAAACTTCCTCATTCTGCCTCCTAGACTTGTCTGCCAGCACCCGGCCAACCGACCGGAGCGTGCGTGCGGCAGACGCGACCAGGGCGCATCTAAGGCGCCGCGGCCGAATTGTATGAAATGAACTTGGGGGCATTACTCCACCTTGGTACGGCCCATCCCGACTGGCGCCACACCACCGACGGCGGTGATCCTACCACCAGGCGGGACCGTCCAACAGTATAGCCTGCGCCTGCACAGGTTGGTTGCAGATCCTGTGCCAGCCGGCAATCCCAAGTCCTCTCCAATACGAGCCGTATCCGGCTGATTCTGCCTCGTTGTCGCTGTCACCTACCGTAGAATGGCCTTCTCCGAGATGTCAGACCACGACGCGTTCATGCGGGCGGCGCTCGAGGAAGCCAGAAAGGGCTTCGAGGCCGGAGAAGTGCCGATTGGGGCGGTCGTGACCCTTGGCGACCAGATCATCGGCCGTGGTTTCAACCAGCCGATCGGCCGGATTGATCCGACGGCCCATGCCGAGATCATCGCGCTGCGAGACGCCGCAACTGCCATTGGCAACTACCGCCTGACCGACACCACGCTCTACGTCACTATTGAGCCGTGCCTGATGTGCGTGGGTGCGATGGTGCATGCGCGCGTCGGGACGCTCGTGTTCGGAACGGCCGAGCCGAAGGCCGGTGCCGTGGTCTCCACGATGCGGGCGCACGAACACGCCGCACTCAATCACCGTCTGACGGTTGTTGATGGCGTGCTCGAAACCGACTGCCGCGCGATCATCCAGGAGTTCTTCAAGCTCCAGCGCAGCAGGGTATAATATCGCTTCAGTCTGAAGCGGAGAGGTACCGAAGTGGTCGTAACGGGGGCGCCTCGAAAGCGTCTTGTCGGGTAACCGGCACGGGGGTTCGAATCCCCCCCTCTCC
This genomic interval from Acidobacteriota bacterium contains the following:
- a CDS encoding cytochrome c3 family protein — protein: MRKFTYLAVAVMALALLVGPAIANAQIPVAPKTVILKGSSLGGVKFDHAAHQKVVGDKCDTCHHASKPEKALKTKQEKCQNCHTTAATAPMKTKAQAAFHDPMAKKGTCVDCHLKATGKKVPASAKCLDCHKKENV
- the tadA gene encoding tRNA adenosine(34) deaminase TadA, whose protein sequence is MSDHDAFMRAALEEARKGFEAGEVPIGAVVTLGDQIIGRGFNQPIGRIDPTAHAEIIALRDAATAIGNYRLTDTTLYVTIEPCLMCVGAMVHARVGTLVFGTAEPKAGAVVSTMRAHEHAALNHRLTVVDGVLETDCRAIIQEFFKLQRSRV